The window TCGTTTTTTTCAGGAAAATATGCCACCGACGCTTTCAAAAGTTTGGCAGCACAGATCGTTGTTTAAAAAAATTTTGAATGTAGGGCTGAAGAAAGAGCGAAGTAGTGGTGTTCTTGAATGTTCCATGGACACACCCAACTTGAATCGATTACCACTGCTTACCTCTTGGCCTCTTGATGGAGGTGCATTCATTACGTTGCCCCTCGTTTATACGGAGCCAGTTGGAGGCGGCCCTCACAATTTGGGCATGTACCGTATTCAGCGCTACAATGAGAAGCAAGCGGGTTTACATTGGCAAATTGCAAAAGGTGGTGGATTTCATTTCCATGAGGCGGAGCTTCAGAATAAGAGTCTTCCTGTCAACATATTGCTTGGAGGTCCTCCAGCATTGATCTTAAGTGCTATTACGCCCCTTCCTGAAAATGTTCCAGAGCTTTTGCTCTGTTCTTTTTTGCAAGGTAAAAAACTCTCTACCGTTAAAGCCAAGGAGAGCGTCTATCCTCTTGTAAAGCATTGTGAGTTTGCTTTGATAGGTGATGCAAAACCTCATGAAAGAAGGCTAGAGGGCCCATTTGGAGACCATTATGGCTACTATAGCTTGGAGCACGATTTTCCTGTCTTTAATTGTAAAAAGATCTATCATCGAAAAGATGCTATTTATCCTGCAACAGTTGTTGGTAAGCCAAGACAGGAAGATTTTTATATAGGCAATTACCTTCAAGAGTTATTGTCTCCTCTTTTTCCTTTGGTCATGCCAGCAGTAAAATCTCTTTGGAGTTATGCTGAAACGGGCTTTCATGCCCTTTCAGCAATAGTCGTCAACGAGCGTTATGAAAGAGAGTGCATGACATCTGCTTTTCGTGTTTTGGGAGAGGGGCAGCTCTCTTTAACTAAGTTTCTTCTTGTAACGAATCAACAAGTAGATGTTAAAGATATAAAAGCTTTACTAAAAATCGTTCTTGAGCGCTTTCAGCCAGAAAAAGACCTTTTTATTTTTTCTAACCTCTCATTGGATACTCTCGACTATACAGGGCCTTCTTTTAACAAAGGTTCCAGAGGAGTTATCTTGGGAGTGGGCGACAAGGTGCGAGATTTGCAAGATGAATTTCAAGGAAGGCTTCCTTCGATGATCAAACGAGCAAAAGCCTTTTGTCCAGGATGTTTAGTGGTAGAGGCAGGCTTTGGTAAAGAGATGAACATGCAAGAGATTGCATCTTATCCAAGCTTTGCAAAATGGCCCTTGCTTATATTGGTAGATAGTCTTGAAAAGACATTGAGAAGC of the Chlamydiales bacterium genome contains:
- a CDS encoding UbiD family decarboxylase, with translation MLCLRGFIRELQKTQEIVEVHEEVDPHLEIAEIHRRVAAADGPALFFRRVRGSSFPVVTNLFGSKKRVNSAFHNRPEETLTELVRFFQENMPPTLSKVWQHRSLFKKILNVGLKKERSSGVLECSMDTPNLNRLPLLTSWPLDGGAFITLPLVYTEPVGGGPHNLGMYRIQRYNEKQAGLHWQIAKGGGFHFHEAELQNKSLPVNILLGGPPALILSAITPLPENVPELLLCSFLQGKKLSTVKAKESVYPLVKHCEFALIGDAKPHERRLEGPFGDHYGYYSLEHDFPVFNCKKIYHRKDAIYPATVVGKPRQEDFYIGNYLQELLSPLFPLVMPAVKSLWSYAETGFHALSAIVVNERYERECMTSAFRVLGEGQLSLTKFLLVTNQQVDVKDIKALLKIVLERFQPEKDLFIFSNLSLDTLDYTGPSFNKGSRGVILGVGDKVRDLQDEFQGRLPSMIKRAKAFCPGCLVVEAGFGKEMNMQEIASYPSFAKWPLLILVDSLEKTLRSTASFLWTTFTRFEPAADIYSSKCHIYRNHLCHGAPILIDARMKPKYPQEVLVDDATSSLVTKRWNNYFPGGMPMGDSLSAHVS